In Streptomyces sp. NBC_00414, a single window of DNA contains:
- a CDS encoding TetR/AcrR family transcriptional regulator, whose amino-acid sequence MTERPRTSTSRRERPAKPALTRDGIVATAVALMRAEGLEKVTMRRLAQELDTGPASLYVYVANTAELHAAVLDELLGEVELNPAEVDKGAGGGDWAARLVRVLTSYTGVLFEHPGLARSALTARPSGEHYLRLLERLLAILDEGGVPRTQAAWGVDVLLQFATATAAEHSTRSQSPDTADEWDALTRAVHGAPARTHPHLHTLAGSLLSGSPEDRMAWCFRMLINGITHTPTPTSDTDRADSADS is encoded by the coding sequence ATGACAGAGCGCCCCAGGACATCGACCAGCAGGCGGGAGCGTCCGGCGAAACCGGCGCTGACCCGCGACGGGATCGTCGCGACGGCAGTCGCCCTGATGCGGGCGGAGGGTCTGGAGAAGGTCACCATGCGGCGCCTTGCGCAGGAGTTGGACACCGGCCCGGCCTCGCTGTACGTGTACGTGGCCAACACCGCCGAACTGCACGCGGCCGTACTGGACGAGCTGCTCGGAGAGGTCGAGCTGAACCCCGCCGAGGTGGACAAGGGCGCAGGCGGGGGCGACTGGGCCGCGAGGCTCGTGCGGGTGCTCACCTCCTACACCGGCGTCCTGTTCGAGCACCCGGGCCTGGCCCGCTCGGCCCTGACCGCACGCCCCAGCGGCGAGCACTACCTGCGACTGCTGGAACGGCTGCTGGCGATCCTGGACGAGGGTGGCGTTCCGCGTACGCAGGCCGCCTGGGGCGTGGACGTACTGCTGCAGTTCGCCACCGCCACGGCCGCCGAGCACTCGACCCGCTCCCAGTCCCCCGACACCGCGGACGAGTGGGACGCGCTGACCCGCGCCGTCCACGGTGCCCCCGCGCGAACCCACCCCCACCTGCACACCCTGGCGGGAAGCCTCCTGTCCGGGTCACCCGAGGACCGCATGGCGTGGTGCTTCCGGATGCTCATCAACGGCATCACCCACACCCCCACCCCGACATCGGACACCGACCGCGCCGACAGCGCCGACAGCTGA
- a CDS encoding GAF and ANTAR domain-containing protein: MSQESPHPLPRNTSRSAVSPQTGETLGQRNRRLAHIGVAHAQRVLTDRYHLASQQEAFELLRQTSQQFNIKLHTLADAVLHTAGPDTGAELWFPHRTRYSPPPLPNLAVDESSRTSHGAVLNSAMRRVLHVAETTMGNVQLSEQGMLRLEKHTGLNQEFTEFFAFVRDSTTSCAKAAEQGQQITVKDVAVADIFDDQSRHTILQAGSRATHSLPLVSRGSRVVGIISTHHELPLTDFSRARLAALESVGTQVGRWLLWHRHTMVLDALEHLHAAATATARGDQPD; this comes from the coding sequence GTGAGTCAGGAATCCCCTCACCCACTCCCCCGCAACACCTCTCGTTCCGCCGTCTCACCGCAGACGGGTGAGACGCTGGGGCAGCGCAACCGACGTCTGGCACACATCGGTGTCGCCCACGCTCAGCGAGTACTGACCGACCGTTACCACCTCGCCTCACAGCAGGAGGCGTTCGAACTGCTGCGTCAGACCTCACAGCAGTTCAACATCAAGCTCCACACACTGGCCGATGCCGTACTGCACACCGCGGGCCCCGACACGGGCGCCGAGCTGTGGTTCCCCCACCGCACCCGCTACAGTCCGCCGCCGCTCCCGAACCTGGCCGTGGACGAGTCGAGCCGTACCAGCCACGGAGCGGTGCTGAACAGCGCGATGCGGCGCGTACTGCACGTCGCCGAGACCACCATGGGCAATGTGCAGCTGTCGGAGCAGGGGATGCTGCGTCTGGAGAAACACACCGGGCTGAACCAGGAGTTCACCGAGTTCTTCGCCTTCGTTCGGGATTCCACGACGTCCTGCGCGAAGGCCGCCGAACAGGGCCAGCAGATCACGGTGAAGGACGTGGCGGTCGCGGACATCTTCGACGACCAGTCCCGGCACACGATCCTGCAGGCGGGCAGCCGGGCCACCCACAGCCTGCCGCTGGTCAGCCGCGGGAGCCGGGTCGTGGGCATCATCTCGACCCATCACGAACTGCCCCTGACCGACTTCTCCCGTGCGCGGCTCGCCGCCTTGGAATCCGTCGGCACACAAGTGGGCCGCTGGCTGCTCTGGCACCGGCACACCATGGTCCTGGACGCCCTGGAACACCTCCATGCCGCCGCGACCGCCACCGCTCGGGGCGACCAGCCGGATTGA
- a CDS encoding ribonuclease domain-containing protein codes for MRFPPRITRIGAAAAVLSALLVGGTATADAAGTSASAVGSICYGSLPSQAHDTLDLIEQGGPYPYSQDGSVFQNREGILPGQSTGYYHEYTVITPGSSTRGARRIVTGEKVREDYYTSDHYASFRLVNYSC; via the coding sequence ATGAGATTCCCCCCACGGATCACTCGCATCGGCGCCGCAGCCGCCGTTCTGTCCGCTCTTCTCGTCGGCGGCACCGCGACCGCCGACGCCGCGGGCACGTCCGCCTCGGCGGTCGGCAGCATCTGCTACGGCAGTCTGCCGTCCCAGGCACACGACACGCTGGACCTGATCGAGCAGGGCGGTCCTTACCCCTACTCGCAGGACGGCAGCGTCTTCCAGAACCGGGAAGGCATCCTGCCCGGCCAGTCGACCGGCTACTACCACGAGTACACGGTGATCACGCCCGGCTCCTCCACGCGCGGTGCCCGTCGCATCGTCACCGGTGAGAAAGTCCGGGAGGACTACTACACGTCCGACCACTACGCCTCGTTCAGGCTGGTCAACTACAGCTGCTGA
- a CDS encoding STM4015 family protein, with product MHHVEQFYGLPAHTFSPYVDPADLPDPGSVAWRLECGELSREADYGTRVNVYWERFTESVELEKVRALVFGQPWYDGDGGLSDDALLGLRSRLTGLEALFLGDLEDEQAMISSIFLGSVAPVLEAFPGLRELALRGGEGLEFPETGHAQLRTLRVESGGLPPEAAAQIAAADLPSLQRLDLWLGDDNYGGGTTAEDLAPLLRGERKPALRHLGLQNSPIQDELAAALASAPVVPRLTSLSLALGMLTDEGAASLLQGQPLTHLRELDLSHHFLSHAMMLRLWTELEPKGVRVDLTARQEDDGGDEEWGQEHGRYIAVGE from the coding sequence GTGCACCACGTCGAGCAGTTCTACGGACTGCCGGCCCACACGTTCTCGCCGTACGTGGATCCGGCGGATCTGCCCGACCCGGGTTCGGTCGCCTGGCGCCTTGAGTGTGGGGAGTTGTCTCGCGAGGCCGACTACGGGACGCGTGTGAATGTCTACTGGGAGCGCTTCACCGAGTCGGTGGAGCTGGAGAAGGTGCGGGCACTGGTATTCGGCCAACCCTGGTACGACGGTGACGGCGGTCTCTCCGACGACGCCCTGCTCGGCCTCCGGTCCCGGCTGACGGGGCTCGAAGCGCTCTTCCTCGGGGATCTGGAGGACGAGCAGGCGATGATCTCCAGCATCTTCCTGGGGTCGGTCGCGCCCGTCCTGGAGGCGTTCCCCGGCCTTCGGGAGCTGGCCCTGCGCGGTGGAGAGGGCCTGGAGTTTCCCGAGACGGGCCACGCGCAACTCCGTACGCTGCGCGTCGAGTCCGGCGGGCTGCCCCCTGAGGCGGCGGCGCAGATCGCCGCTGCCGATCTGCCTTCGCTCCAGCGCCTGGACCTCTGGCTGGGCGACGACAACTACGGCGGTGGGACGACGGCCGAGGACCTGGCTCCCCTGCTCAGGGGTGAGAGGAAGCCCGCGCTGCGTCACCTCGGGCTGCAGAACAGTCCGATCCAGGACGAGCTGGCCGCCGCCCTGGCCTCCGCGCCCGTCGTGCCCCGGCTCACGTCTCTGAGTCTGGCACTGGGCATGCTCACCGACGAAGGCGCGGCATCCCTGTTGCAGGGCCAGCCGCTCACCCACCTGCGGGAACTGGACCTCTCCCACCACTTCCTCAGCCACGCCATGATGCTGCGGCTCTGGACGGAGCTGGAGCCGAAGGGCGTCCGGGTGGACCTGACCGCCCGGCAGGAGGACGACGGCGGCGATGAGGAATGGGGGCAGGAGCACGGGAGATACATCGCGGTCGGCGAGTGA
- a CDS encoding ADP-ribosylglycohydrolase family protein, whose protein sequence is MSTDLPFLDPSAARSATSSASAASAASSSISDRSDLSAPGLSGLSGSFGHRSAARDALRGLAVGDAFGAQFFVPENLPGLRERRLAAAEWPWTDDTEMACSVFEVLRLRGSVDQYDLAQSFARRHDFDRGYGPAMNRLLRLVREGGSWQELAAGLFDGQGSWGNGAAMRVAPLGAWFAVDPAEAAAQAGRQARVTHTHPEAVAGAVAIAVAAACAARGRVRPVTGAQLLATVEELTPEGRIRSGVAEARELLSQPHADYAAHRLGNGRRVSAADTVPFALWCAARHLEDFEEALWACASVGGDVDTTCAIVGGIIAARVGTEGIPAAWRAATEALPEWVAEGELGEDLTRTALGDGVTPLRRPESIPAPKLVWTPGQWQRVRHGVRSLNMDEKWDAYLEGDQLLLHRSWTGGAVFRVTVSEDPAGWRPVAAWVESDPEFYRRGGDETESAFLELFLRAWYMDDTRPELWERYSGLRRAEAAGEQERQEPTQPTQPTQPTQPTQPTEPTEPTEPTEPMGPTEPAGPVA, encoded by the coding sequence ATGTCCACCGATCTCCCCTTCCTCGACCCTTCCGCCGCCCGTTCCGCCACTTCGTCCGCTTCCGCAGCTTCCGCCGCTTCGTCGTCCATCTCCGATCGCTCCGATCTTTCCGCCCCCGGTCTCTCCGGTCTGTCCGGATCCTTCGGTCACCGCTCCGCCGCCCGTGATGCCCTGCGCGGTCTGGCGGTGGGTGACGCCTTCGGGGCCCAGTTCTTCGTGCCGGAGAATCTCCCCGGCCTGCGGGAGCGCCGGTTGGCCGCCGCGGAGTGGCCGTGGACGGACGACACGGAGATGGCCTGCTCGGTCTTCGAGGTACTGCGCCTGCGCGGCAGCGTGGACCAGTACGACCTCGCGCAGAGTTTCGCCCGCAGGCACGACTTCGACCGCGGTTACGGCCCGGCGATGAACCGGCTGCTGCGCCTGGTCCGGGAGGGCGGAAGCTGGCAGGAACTGGCCGCGGGACTGTTCGACGGTCAGGGGTCGTGGGGCAACGGGGCCGCGATGCGGGTGGCGCCCCTGGGGGCCTGGTTCGCCGTGGACCCGGCCGAGGCTGCCGCGCAGGCAGGCCGGCAGGCGCGGGTGACGCACACGCACCCGGAGGCCGTGGCCGGAGCCGTCGCGATCGCGGTGGCCGCGGCCTGTGCGGCGCGCGGGCGGGTACGGCCGGTGACCGGGGCCCAGTTGCTGGCCACGGTGGAGGAACTGACACCGGAGGGCCGGATCCGGTCGGGCGTGGCCGAGGCGCGGGAGCTGCTGAGCCAGCCGCATGCCGACTACGCGGCGCATCGGCTGGGCAACGGGCGGCGGGTGAGCGCGGCGGACACGGTGCCCTTCGCCCTGTGGTGCGCGGCCCGGCACCTGGAGGACTTCGAGGAGGCGTTGTGGGCGTGCGCGTCGGTGGGCGGGGACGTGGACACCACGTGCGCGATCGTCGGTGGGATCATCGCCGCGCGCGTGGGCACGGAGGGCATCCCCGCCGCGTGGCGGGCCGCGACCGAGGCGCTGCCGGAGTGGGTCGCGGAAGGCGAACTGGGCGAGGACCTCACCCGTACCGCACTGGGCGATGGCGTGACACCGTTGCGCAGGCCCGAGAGCATTCCGGCCCCGAAGCTGGTGTGGACGCCCGGGCAGTGGCAGCGCGTGCGGCACGGCGTGCGGTCACTGAACATGGACGAGAAGTGGGACGCGTATCTGGAGGGCGACCAGCTGCTGCTGCACCGGAGTTGGACCGGCGGTGCCGTTTTCCGGGTGACCGTGTCCGAGGATCCGGCCGGGTGGCGTCCGGTGGCCGCATGGGTCGAGTCGGACCCCGAGTTCTACCGCCGCGGCGGCGACGAGACGGAGAGCGCCTTCCTGGAACTCTTCCTGCGTGCCTGGTACATGGACGATACGCGACCTGAACTGTGGGAACGCTACAGCGGGTTGCGCCGCGCCGAGGCGGCGGGGGAGCAGGAACGCCAGGAGCCCACGCAGCCCACGCAGCCCACGCAGCCCACGCAGCCCACGCAGCCTACGGAGCCTACGGAGCCCACAGAGCCCACAGAGCCCATGGGGCCCACGGAGCCCGCAGGGCCGGTCGCCTGA
- a CDS encoding FAD-dependent oxidoreductase, whose amino-acid sequence MTDTIPTRPTRPTPHHPIAIIGGGLGGLTLARVLHVGGIEAAVFDLEASATVRGQGGMLDIHEGSGQAALRTAGLYEEFRALIHPGGEAMRLVDPQGTVRLAEADDGSGARPEVDRGQLRDLLLNSLPADTIRWGKRATGARALGSGRHEVAFADGTTITTDLLVGADGAWSRIRPLVSDALPAYTGISFIETDLHQAATRHPACAQLIGSGFFMCLGDHKAFLAHNEADGSIHVYTALKTAESWLDSIDFTDPEATKKAVLTHFDGWHEDLRALVADADEPPVPRRIHALPVGHRWDHRTGVTLLGDAAHLMSPFAGEGANLAMLDGARLGQEITDRAGDTESALGAYEEELFPRSEASAVESAAGLELMFGDNALQGLLDQFASHPHAAG is encoded by the coding sequence ATGACCGACACCATCCCCACCCGCCCCACCCGCCCCACCCCGCACCACCCGATCGCGATCATCGGCGGCGGCCTCGGCGGTCTCACTCTGGCCCGGGTGCTGCACGTCGGCGGCATCGAGGCGGCCGTCTTCGATCTGGAGGCCTCCGCCACGGTCCGCGGCCAGGGCGGCATGCTCGACATCCACGAGGGATCCGGCCAGGCCGCGCTTCGGACCGCCGGCCTGTACGAGGAGTTCCGCGCCCTGATCCATCCCGGTGGTGAGGCGATGCGCCTGGTCGACCCGCAGGGCACGGTGCGTCTGGCGGAGGCGGACGACGGCAGTGGCGCCCGCCCCGAAGTGGACCGCGGGCAGTTGCGCGACCTGCTGCTGAACTCGCTTCCGGCGGACACGATCCGCTGGGGGAAGCGGGCGACCGGCGCCCGGGCGCTGGGCAGCGGCCGTCACGAGGTGGCCTTCGCGGACGGCACGACGATCACCACCGACCTGCTCGTCGGCGCGGACGGCGCCTGGTCGCGCATCCGCCCCCTCGTCTCGGACGCCCTGCCCGCCTACACGGGGATCTCCTTCATCGAGACCGATCTGCACCAGGCCGCAACCCGCCACCCGGCCTGCGCGCAGCTGATCGGCAGTGGGTTCTTCATGTGCCTCGGCGACCACAAGGCCTTCCTCGCCCACAACGAGGCCGACGGCAGCATTCACGTCTACACCGCGCTCAAGACGGCCGAGAGCTGGCTCGACAGCATCGACTTCACCGACCCGGAGGCGACGAAGAAGGCAGTCCTCACCCACTTCGACGGCTGGCACGAGGACCTGCGCGCGCTGGTCGCCGACGCGGACGAGCCCCCGGTGCCGCGCCGTATCCACGCCCTGCCGGTGGGCCACCGCTGGGACCACCGCACCGGCGTCACCCTGCTGGGCGATGCCGCGCACCTGATGTCCCCCTTCGCGGGTGAGGGCGCCAACCTCGCCATGCTCGACGGCGCCCGGCTCGGCCAGGAGATCACCGACCGGGCCGGCGACACCGAGTCCGCCCTCGGCGCGTACGAGGAGGAACTGTTCCCCCGCAGCGAGGCGTCCGCAGTCGAGTCGGCCGCTGGCCTGGAGCTGATGTTCGGCGACAACGCCTTGCAGGGCCTGCTCGACCAGTTCGCCTCACACCCGCACGCCGCAGGCTGA
- a CDS encoding haloacid dehalogenase type II, whose amino-acid sequence MAEAYDIEVVVFDVLGTMVDEPGGIRAAIREAASAVGDMTVDDVTVDDVTVDQLLAVWQEHVEHEQRRIAEKDRAYANSEIIDREAARRVADRLGLTDPAAFERLATASRRSKPWEDSLAGLARLARRFPVLGLSNAGRATLLRLNAYAGLRWHQALSAEDARACKPAPEVYRLALDAAGCPAERVLMVAAHAWDLRGAQAVGMRTAYVRRPVGDPPNATDTFDLRSDSLDELVAGLT is encoded by the coding sequence ATGGCTGAGGCATACGACATCGAGGTTGTCGTCTTCGACGTCCTCGGGACGATGGTCGACGAGCCCGGCGGAATTCGGGCGGCCATCCGCGAGGCGGCGTCCGCGGTCGGAGACATGACGGTCGACGACGTGACGGTCGATGACGTCACGGTCGACCAACTGCTCGCCGTATGGCAGGAGCACGTCGAGCACGAGCAGCGGCGCATCGCGGAGAAGGACCGGGCGTACGCCAACAGCGAGATCATCGACCGTGAGGCCGCTCGACGCGTTGCCGACCGGCTCGGGCTCACCGACCCCGCGGCCTTCGAGCGACTGGCCACCGCGAGCCGACGCTCGAAGCCCTGGGAAGACTCCCTCGCCGGACTCGCGCGCCTCGCGCGTCGCTTTCCCGTACTGGGACTCTCCAACGCGGGCCGCGCGACTCTGCTCCGCCTCAACGCGTACGCCGGACTGCGCTGGCACCAGGCCCTGTCGGCGGAGGATGCCCGGGCCTGCAAGCCCGCACCGGAGGTCTACCGGCTCGCGCTCGACGCGGCGGGCTGTCCGGCGGAGCGTGTGCTGATGGTCGCCGCCCACGCGTGGGATCTCCGCGGAGCACAGGCGGTGGGAATGCGAACCGCCTATGTCCGGCGACCGGTCGGGGACCCACCGAACGCGACCGACACCTTCGACCTGCGGTCGGACAGCCTGGACGAACTGGTCGCCGGGCTGACATGA